From one Humulus lupulus chromosome 8, drHumLupu1.1, whole genome shotgun sequence genomic stretch:
- the LOC133794823 gene encoding BAG family molecular chaperone regulator 5, mitochondrial, which produces MTHSRRGSFYSSTTVTYTFHNDQPTPPSQSNSTTTAAPVDSTEAPIPITVHLPQPAHPNSAAAAAKIQSAYRAHRIRTLHRTISSVDSAADELQRVIQRQDTVDAVRRDEREKLRMNEALMALLLRLDSVPGWDPTVREARKKVSRRIVGMQEILDAITESKVEDGQSYFWGYDGFARNWDEVLAEMEEDVCKSTGGDELERFCAEHLGFRCLQRFLREP; this is translated from the coding sequence atgacacaTTCCCGCAGAGGTAGCTTCTACTCCTCCACCACCGTCACATACACTTTCCACAATGACCAACCTACCCCTCCCTCCCAATCAAACTCCACAACCACCGCCGCACCCGTCGACTCTACAGAAGCTCCCATCCCAATCACCGTCCACCTCCCACAACCAGCCCACCCCAATTCCGCAGCCGCAGCCGCCAAGATTCAATCCGCTTACCGTGCCCACAGGATCCGAACCCTCCACAGAACGATCTCGTCCGTCGATTCGGCAGCCGACGAACTCCAACGCGTAATCCAACGGCAGGACACAGTGGATGCCGTCAGGAGAGACGAGCGCGAGAAGCTGAGGATGAACGAGGCCCTGATGGCTCTTCTACTGAGGCTGGACTCGGTGCCGGGGTGGGACCCAACTGTGCgggaggcgaggaagaaggtgagccGTCGGATTGTGGGGATGCAGGAGATACTTGACGCGATTACAGAGTCGAAGGTGGAAGATGGGCAGTCATACTTTTGGGGGTACGACGGGTTTGCGAGGAACTGGGACGAAGTACTGGCGGAGATGGAGGAGGACGTTTGCAAGAGCACTGGAGGCGATGAATTGGAGAGGTTCTGTGCTGAGCATCTTGGGTTTCGGTGCCTCCAGAGGTTTCTGCGCGAACCCTGA
- the LOC133794824 gene encoding fumarylacetoacetase: protein MALKSFIDVHPNSHFPIQNLPYGVFKPEPSLAPRPGVAIGDYVLDLSEIASAGLFDGPILKNSSDCFQQPNLNKLLALGRPAWKEARTTLQKLLSSTEPKLRDNANLRQKALVPVNKVELLLPIAIGDYTDFFSSMHHAKNCGTMFRGPENAIPLNWFHLPIAYHGRASSVVISGTDIIRPRGQGHPSGNSPPYFGPTLKLDYELEMAAVVGPGNELGKPVNVNEAADHIFGLVLMNDWSARDIQAWEYIPLGPFLGKSFGTTISPWIVTLEALEPFACAAPKQDPRPLPYLAEKVSKNYDIQLEVEIKPAGAKDSTVVTKSNFNHLYWTLTQQIAHHTINGCNLRPGDLLGTGTISGPEPESLGCLLELSWNGQKSLSLKGATRKFLEDGDEVIITGFCKGDEYNIGFGTCSGKIVPPLP from the exons ATGGCTCTGAAGTCCTTCATCGATGTTCATCCCAACTCTCACTTCCCCATACAGAATCTTCCCTACGGAGTATTCAAGCCTGAGCCAAGTTTAGCTCCTCGACCGGGCGTAGCAATCGGTGACTACGTCCTCGACCTCTCTGAGATCGCCTCCGCTGGTCTATTCGATGGTCCGATCCTCAAGAACTCCTCCGATTGTTTTCAGCAG CCTAATCTAAACAAGTTGTTGGCATTGGGACGACCTGCATGGAAGGAAGCCCGAACCACTCTGCAAAAGCTATTATCAT CTACTGAACCAAAATTACGTGATAATGCAAATTTGAGGCAGAAAGCACTCGTTCCAGTG AACAAGGTGGAATTGCTTCTTCCTATTGCCATAGGGGATTACACGGATTTCTTTTCCTCAATGCATCATGCAAAGAATTGCGGCACCATGTTTCGTGGACCAGAGAACGCGATTCCACTCAACTG GTTTCACCTTCCCATTGCATACCATGGGCGAGCATCATCTGTTGTAATCTCTGGAACGGACATTATTCGACCGAG AGGTCAAGGTCATCCAAGTGGCAACTCTCCACCATATTTTGGACCAACATTGAAGTTAGACTACGAGCTGGAAATG GCTGCTGTAGTTGGTCCAGGAAATGAACTTGGAAAGCCTGTGAATGTGAATGAGGCAGCAGATCATATTTTTGGGCTTGTGTTGATGAATGACTGGAGTG CAAGAGACATTCAGGCGTGGGAATATATTCCTCTTGGGCCATTCCTTGGTAAAAGTTTTG GTACTACTATATCTCCTTGGATTGTGACTCttgaagctctagaaccttttgCTTGTGCTGCTCCCAAACAG GATCCCCGTCCATTGCCTTATCTGGCTGAAAAAGTCTCTAAAAATTATGACATTCAGTTAGAG GTTGAAATCAAACCTGCTGGCGCAAAGGATTCAACTGTGGTCACCAAGAGTAATTTCAATCACTT ATATTGGACATTGACTCAACAGATAGCACATCATACTATTAATGGTTGCAACTTGAGACCTGGCGATCTCCTGGGAACCGGAACCATTAGTGGACCT GAGCCAGAGTCCTTGGGATGCTTGTTAGAGTTGTCATGGAATGGACAGAAGTCACTGTCATTGAAAGGGGCAACCCGTAAATTCCTAGAAGATGGTGATGAAGTTATCATCACTGGTTTTTGCAAG GGAGATGAATACAACATTGGGTTCGGCACCTGCTCGGGGAAGATTGTTCCTCCATTGCCTTGA